A genomic window from Paraburkholderia phytofirmans OLGA172 includes:
- a CDS encoding SDR family oxidoreductase: MHNEASPALLALKDRRVLVTGGARGLGAAFVLSLVQAGAQVVFGDVLHDEGRALAASLVEQGHAVTYLPLDLADPASIKQFAGQAAARLGGLDALINNAAITNSGGKFADELSVDTWDAVMNVNVRGTWLMSTAALPYLRDSGRGSIVNIASDTAMWGAPKLLAYVASKGAVISMTRSLAREFGAHQVTVNAIAPGLTEVEATAYVPAERHEYYLQGRALTRAQVPDDVTGPVLFLLSDAARFVTGQLLPVNGGFVMN; this comes from the coding sequence ATGCATAACGAAGCGTCACCGGCATTGTTAGCACTCAAAGACCGGCGTGTCCTTGTGACCGGCGGCGCGCGCGGTCTCGGCGCAGCGTTTGTTCTGTCGCTGGTGCAAGCCGGTGCGCAAGTCGTATTCGGCGACGTGCTGCATGACGAAGGGCGTGCGCTCGCTGCGTCGCTGGTCGAGCAAGGACACGCGGTGACGTATCTGCCGCTGGATCTCGCTGATCCCGCCAGCATCAAGCAGTTCGCGGGTCAAGCCGCGGCTCGACTCGGCGGCCTCGACGCACTGATCAACAACGCGGCGATCACCAACTCGGGCGGAAAGTTTGCCGACGAGTTGTCGGTCGATACGTGGGACGCCGTGATGAACGTCAACGTGCGCGGCACGTGGCTGATGAGCACCGCCGCATTGCCGTATCTGCGCGACTCGGGCCGCGGCAGCATCGTCAACATTGCGTCGGACACGGCGATGTGGGGCGCGCCGAAGCTGCTCGCGTATGTCGCGAGCAAGGGCGCCGTGATCTCGATGACCCGCTCGCTGGCGCGCGAGTTCGGCGCACATCAAGTGACGGTCAACGCGATCGCGCCGGGCCTCACCGAAGTCGAAGCCACCGCTTACGTGCCCGCCGAGCGTCACGAGTATTACCTGCAAGGCCGAGCGCTGACGCGCGCACAAGTGCCCGACGACGTTACCGGGCCGGTGCTGTTCCTGTTGTCCGATGCCGCGCGCTTCGTGACCGGCCAGTTGCTGCCGGTCAACGGCGGCTTCGTGATGAATTGA
- a CDS encoding aromatic ring-hydroxylating oxygenase subunit alpha, translating to MTSPNTTTQAAADPIQSYLNRGLRNYWYPVAPSWQVGGAPVGITRLGDQIVLWRGKEGKVRALEDRCPHRGARLSLGWNLGGSVACWYHGIEIDGGGTVTKVPAVSNCPLEGQKCVKSYPVEEHAGAIFLWFGDDAHQEPAPLVLPEELVGEEYANFLCMSNWKCNYQYAIDNVMDPMHGAYLHATSHSMAEGDKQADMRVRKTETGLMFEKVGQRDVNFDWVELGETGTLWMRLAIPYKKKFGPGGNFGIIGFAVPIDENNCQVYFWRTRKVSGWQRDAWRFMYRNRLEGLHWDVLEQDRYVLESMAPNARNHEFLYQHDVGMTRVRRMLRQRAQQHFADLDAHRARAAQAGSAQTEAAGHSHA from the coding sequence ATGACGTCCCCCAATACAACGACTCAAGCCGCGGCCGACCCGATCCAGTCCTATCTGAACCGTGGCCTGCGCAACTACTGGTATCCCGTTGCACCGAGCTGGCAAGTCGGCGGCGCGCCGGTCGGCATCACGCGCCTCGGCGATCAGATCGTGCTGTGGCGCGGCAAGGAAGGCAAAGTCCGCGCGCTCGAAGACCGCTGCCCGCACCGTGGCGCGCGTCTGTCGCTCGGCTGGAACCTTGGCGGCAGCGTTGCGTGCTGGTATCACGGCATTGAAATCGACGGCGGCGGCACGGTTACCAAGGTCCCGGCCGTCTCGAACTGCCCGCTGGAAGGCCAGAAGTGCGTGAAGTCTTATCCGGTCGAAGAGCATGCTGGCGCGATCTTCCTGTGGTTCGGCGACGACGCCCATCAAGAACCCGCGCCGCTCGTGCTGCCGGAAGAACTGGTCGGCGAGGAATACGCGAACTTCCTGTGCATGTCGAACTGGAAGTGCAATTACCAATACGCGATCGACAACGTGATGGACCCGATGCACGGTGCCTATCTGCACGCGACCTCGCACTCGATGGCCGAAGGCGACAAGCAGGCCGACATGCGCGTGCGCAAGACGGAAACCGGTCTGATGTTCGAAAAGGTCGGCCAGCGCGACGTGAATTTCGACTGGGTCGAACTCGGCGAAACCGGCACGCTGTGGATGCGCCTCGCGATCCCCTACAAGAAGAAGTTCGGCCCGGGCGGCAACTTCGGGATCATCGGCTTCGCGGTGCCTATCGACGAAAACAATTGCCAGGTTTACTTCTGGCGTACCCGCAAGGTGTCGGGCTGGCAGCGCGACGCATGGCGCTTCATGTACCGCAACCGCCTGGAAGGTCTGCATTGGGACGTGCTCGAGCAAGACCGCTACGTGCTGGAAAGCATGGCGCCGAATGCGCGCAATCACGAATTCCTCTATCAGCACGACGTCGGCATGACGCGTGTGCGCCGCATGCTGCGTCAGCGCGCGCAGCAGCATTTTGCCGATCTGGACGCGCATCGCGCTCGGGCTGCTCAGGCCGGCAGCGCTCAAACCGAAGCAGCAGGCCACAGCCATGCATAA